atcaaatttaacaaaactatcATAGAAATTAATATCAGTGATCATAATAAcgctgtaatttaaattttaacaaattaaaatgtcaaattgcGGATCAGTGGAATTTCacagaaacatttaaatgttCTTCTTTCATTGCGGAGTGTAGAACAAGCGTTTTACCAGACACcgtggtgtccctcagggttgaTAATTAGACGCTAAGTTACGAAATGcttctttgaatattttagagTATTAATAAAAGTCATGCatcttgtaaaaaaaaacaaatacctcGATTATGTACAGTATTCaatatatataacacaatttgtaactttataaatatccTTTACAGTAGAATTTTCAgtacataagtttaaaaataaatggactTAAGTAGAGTAAGAATATGACACTAATAAAGGGGTACTGTTAATTCATCATGGACATTTTAAGGCGCGTTTTgagcattttatttatgaattcgCAATTAATAACtggcatttaaaaatatgttttatagcgACTGTCCACGCCAAAAAATTCcaataaggaaatattttttatattcggATTACCACAATTTCACTAGTTATATGAAGTATtggtattatataattaattaacataagtTTGAGTATTTCCAATGTGATTTTACAATGACGGCATAATTTCATACCAAGtgaatttaaagatataaatgatTTACTAAATTTCGTTTATATAAAATTGTCAGTTTCTatgggaaaataaataataagtgtaACTTAAATTTTGCTTCTCCAGAGCTAAGTACAATAAACTAAGTACTTTTACAGTATATCCATTCTCACCTCacttttctttcaattaaaggttatgtattaaaagtaagtttaaaataataaaaataagatttgacCCCCCAATGTGAATtccaataaacatttacaaacccaTTTTTACTTTTGTCATTGGAATTTTCTTTGTAAATCAGTCGCATTAATGTATAATAGATTTCTATCTGATCAAATTTATTGGTGTTTGAAGGAATTATATCAATTTGCATTAATATTCaaatgtgaataaatatttattgtgaggtaaaattaacacttttaatagAAGTTCTgagaaatttattagtatttcatTAATTATCATACAATAGAGTGCACTACaaggaaaactaaaaattttattgctCTTTTCAGAGCAATCTCTCTTATTGTGAATTTCGTAGAACtgttcagttttttgtttttatctacaTTATTGGTCAGTAAAGTAAGCAAGTTTAAGGTGGTATAATGGATTTTTGTtgggtaattttttaatttaaaaatgtttacccCTTATTTACCGTCTCTTAACCCAGaaagaatagaatattttttgacCATCTTACGTCGACTTGTTATTTGAATTAGAAAATTTCAGCACATTTGTAATCAGGCtcaaataaaacttgtataaggtaaaaatgtgaaatttacagTACGTACATGAGTTATTCCTTCACGGAGTAACATGTCTTTTTATTCAttgataatttaagaaaattataattattaaactaaatagttGATTTAAGGaaactaaattttgtatattaaaaaaaattatttcttgaagaCATCTTTCGTTAACATACCGTCAAAGTTCATTAtcttccttttatttatttacgtatttatctTCAATCGTTTGTTTTAGTCCGGTTACAAGATGTTCCAACATTTAGCTTAAAATGTTTACCGTTTATTATAGAAAAGAACGgaaatttttctatatttcctGTATTctaaaatagtgtatttttaagGTCAGTGGCAAATTCTTACATGAAATTGTTCCATCCGAAAATCCTTTGCGTCAACTTAAAAAATGACCGGTTACCCTGGAAAGAGAATATAATCTCTCGTTTTTCCTCAGATCCAGGGCAAGAGGAATCCTGCCCAGGAACAAGAAGCCCTGGAATGGATCGAAGCGGTTCTGGGACAGAAGTTCCAGGGCCAGTTCGAGGACATCATCCGTGACGGTCAGGTCCTCTGCCAGGTGATGAACAAACTCGTTCCCGGATCCATCCCCAAGATCAACTCTTCCGGTGGACAGTTCAAGATGATGGAGAACATTAACAAGTTGGTCAAgcctattttcttatttttagtgaTATCAGATGGAGTTGcacttatttaaaagtttacaaataattttttattttattatgtccCGTCAGTGTCCTGCAATTCAAGGAGCGGTATAATTGCTCGCTCATGTTAGAAAACCAGTCCATATTACATATTACAAGCAATTCTACAAAGAAATATCACATGGAGTACTAGCATGCTCGGCaaacaatattaggttattaacTACAGGTGAAATATGAAGGATGTTTTAACTAATAGAGAATGTGATGCAGCTTCCAGAAAGCCCTGAAGGACTACGGAGTCCCTGACATCGATGTGTTCCAGACTGTAGACCTGTGGGAGAAGAAGGATATCGCACAAGTCACCACCACAATGTTCGCTCTCGGCAGAACCGTcagtattctttatttacaaacaaatattttattttacatattcccAAAAAGACGATAATCTGtcaacaaaatatacaaaattaataaaatattataatttcgttgaattcattattgtttttttatagttttttaccaTTGGTGCAATTTTTTGTAGCATTTGtatgaatttcatttttttttaattagtatttatgtaACTTAATTTTATGCTCAATATTTTACTATCACCTCCATGGTTTTAATTAGcgatatttcatattaaaatggaatattcgaacttttcaatatatatacgtataatcatttttatagattagtttaaaaaatatctaatactCAAAGCATTTTGGGTATAAAGATTccattttatgaactaaaatacCGTGAACGAATTCACTATaaatttatgcaatattttatacaaaacacgaATAATAGTAtgtaatactgtaaaaaattcaaaagtaacattttaatagtgcaaaatcttttatattcttaaaacatgtaaatagcTATGGCTTCAGGCTTTAAGAGGCAGTTTTTAACCGTACCGAAATAaacttttggatttttaaaacgGGGGAATGGGTTGGGGTGGTATTTTCCTtgactaaaactaataaatttctaaaggCAACACAGAGATTGAGGCATTTTATAACACTTTCAACTAAAAAAAGGGTGACTAATAAAATAGATTCTCACATTTATAAATAGGAAATTTAAGGTATTATTATTTTGACAATGTCTAGAGTAGCATCcttatcaatttaataaaaaaaaattacaaataattattatagatgttaaagtttttataaacaaatagtaagaaataaaaaaactgtaaagctAAATGGTAAAACAcatgatagttttaaaataaaacaaatttcgaATCATCACTGACGATCTAAATGTAACATATATGCCTTTGGTATATATTGTCAGGTTTAACTCGGTTGCGAACCAGGTATTTCATATTTTGGTGTGTTGCAGACATACCTGAAGCCTGACTGGAAGGGACCTTACCTGGGACCCAAGCCCTCAGAGGAGGCCAAGAGGCAGTTCACCGAGGAGCAGCTGAAGGCAGGCCAGAGCATCATCGGTCTGCAGGCCGGAACCAACAAGGGCGCCTCCCAGGCCGGACAGAACATGGGCGCAGGCCGCAAGATCATCCTCGGAAAGTGAACAAAGACTACTACACCAAccaaacctaaaatatttttatacaccgTTTTTTTTCGCTCCCGAAATACTTGTAAATTACTTTTAAGATGGAAGTGAGGAGGTTCCAAGGACTACTTTACATTCTTTAGTTTTCGGCAGACCGGTAGATTACCGTTACCCAGGTTGAAGGAAGGACGTGAGAGACATTTTATATATGTGATAACTCTGAGtagaaatgttttatacatactcgctcatatattttgtatggttcaTGTATTATGATTTGAaatgatgtaataaatatatatttgtagaaacttgtctatattttttatttttcacccCTTATACAGCCCTTTCTTATGAGCCATTATCTGGGTTAACATGCTCGACTTTTTGAAACAGAaagtaatttatcatttatatgatGCCTGGGTTAATAAGCACTGCCATTGTTTTGACAATACATTCCCATCCGTAGTTGCAATCCTTTATCATTATACTTTac
This Homalodisca vitripennis isolate AUS2020 chromosome 3, UT_GWSS_2.1, whole genome shotgun sequence DNA region includes the following protein-coding sequences:
- the LOC124357850 gene encoding muscle-specific protein 20-like; the protein is MSLARAVHAKIQGKRNPAQEQEALEWIEAVLGQKFQGQFEDIIRDGQVLCQVMNKLVPGSIPKINSSGGQFKMMENINNFQKALKDYGVPDIDVFQTVDLWEKKDIAQVTTTMFALGRTTYLKPDWKGPYLGPKPSEEAKRQFTEEQLKAGQSIIGLQAGTNKGASQAGQNMGAGRKIILGK